The following coding sequences are from one Cervus canadensis isolate Bull #8, Minnesota chromosome 4, ASM1932006v1, whole genome shotgun sequence window:
- the LOC122439905 gene encoding protein mago nashi homolog: MESDFYLRYYVGHKGKFSHEFLEFEFRPDGKLRYANNSTYKNDVMIRKEAYVHKSVMEELKRIIDDSEITKEDDALWPPPDRVGRQELEIVIGDEHISFTTSKIGSLIDVNQSKDPEGLRVFYYLVQDLKCLVFSLIGLHFKIKPI; this comes from the coding sequence ATGGAGAGTGACTTTTACCTGCGTTACTACGTGGGGCACAAAGGCAAATTCAGCCACGAATTCCTGGAATTTGAGTTCCGGCCCGACGGGAAATTGAGATATGCCAACAACAGCACTTACAAAAATGATGTCATGATCAGAAAAGAGGCTTATGTACATAAAAGTGTGATGGAGGAACTAAAGAGAATAATTGATGACAGTGAAATTACCAAAGAGGATGATGCATTGTGGCCACCTCCTGACCGAGTGGGCCGGCAGGAGCTTGAAATTGTCATTGGAGACGAACACATTTCTTTCACAACATCAAAAATTGGTTCCCTTATTGATGTCAATCAATCCAAGGATCCAGAAGGCTTACGAGTATTTTATTATCTTGTCCAGGACCTGAAGTGTTTGGTCTTCAGTCTTATTGGATTACACTTCAAGATTAAGCCAATCTAG
- the PCBD2 gene encoding pterin-4-alpha-carbinolamine dehydratase 2 isoform X2, protein MSRVALQAEKMNHHPEWFNVYNKVQITLTSHDCGGLTKRDVKLAKFIEKAAASL, encoded by the exons ATGTCCCGAGTTGCCCTACAAGCAGAGAAGATGAATCATCACCCGGAATGGTTCAATGTGTACAACAAG gtCCAGATAACGCTCACATCACATGACTGTGGGGGACTGACCAAAAGAGATGTGAAACTGGCCAAGTTTATTGAAAAAGCAGCTGCTTCTCTGTGA